In Bdellovibrio bacteriovorus, the following are encoded in one genomic region:
- a CDS encoding zinc-dependent alcohol dehydrogenase — MRALTWEGKQSVAVKNVRDPKILRPEDVIIKITTAAICGSDLHLYNGVIPTMKKGDILGHENMGEIVEVGSAVKNLKVGDKIVVAFDIGCGKCWHCEHEEYSVCDNSNPNAHIAEMLYGSSGAGLFGYSHIYGGYAGGQAEYLRVPYAETNSIVVPKGIDDEKVLFLSDIFPTGWMAAENANIKEGDTVAIWGAGPVGQMAIRSAFLMGAERVIAIDHYESRLQLAAEAGAEVINFDKTGDGILDEIKYLTGGVGPDSCIDAVGLEAHGQTVTAMMDRAKMALSLATDRPDVLRQCMQACRKAGTVSIPGVYGGLLDKVPFGAAFGKGLKFGMGQTHTQKYMKPLLDLILEGKIDPSEIISHRIDISQGPDAYKNFNDNKEEYRKVVIKMH, encoded by the coding sequence ATGAGAGCACTTACCTGGGAAGGCAAACAAAGCGTTGCCGTTAAAAATGTCCGTGATCCAAAAATTCTAAGACCTGAAGATGTGATTATCAAAATCACCACGGCCGCCATCTGCGGCTCGGATTTGCATCTTTATAATGGCGTGATTCCAACTATGAAAAAGGGCGACATCTTGGGCCATGAAAACATGGGAGAAATTGTCGAAGTAGGATCTGCCGTGAAAAATCTTAAAGTCGGCGACAAAATCGTGGTGGCATTTGATATTGGTTGCGGCAAATGTTGGCACTGCGAACATGAAGAGTATTCGGTCTGTGATAACTCTAATCCCAACGCGCATATCGCGGAAATGCTTTATGGATCTAGCGGGGCGGGCCTTTTTGGTTATTCCCATATTTACGGTGGCTACGCCGGGGGACAAGCCGAATACTTGCGCGTCCCTTACGCCGAAACAAATTCAATTGTTGTTCCCAAAGGGATTGATGACGAAAAGGTTTTATTTTTAAGTGACATCTTTCCTACCGGTTGGATGGCTGCTGAAAATGCCAATATTAAAGAAGGCGACACCGTGGCCATCTGGGGCGCGGGTCCCGTCGGTCAAATGGCTATTCGCAGTGCTTTCTTAATGGGGGCCGAGCGAGTGATCGCCATTGATCACTATGAAAGTCGTCTGCAATTAGCCGCCGAGGCCGGGGCGGAAGTCATCAACTTTGATAAAACCGGGGATGGCATTTTAGACGAAATAAAATATCTGACTGGTGGTGTGGGCCCGGATTCATGTATTGATGCCGTGGGATTGGAAGCTCACGGACAGACGGTGACGGCGATGATGGACCGAGCAAAAATGGCGTTGTCGCTAGCGACGGATCGTCCCGATGTTCTTCGCCAATGCATGCAAGCTTGCCGTAAGGCCGGAACAGTCTCCATTCCTGGGGTTTATGGTGGGCTTTTAGATAAAGTCCCATTTGGTGCGGCCTTTGGTAAAGGTTTAAAATTCGGTATGGGACAAACCCACACGCAAAAATATATGAAGCCTTTATTAGATCTGATCCTTGAAGGAAAAATCGATCCCTCTGAAATTATCAGTCACCGCATCGATATCAGCCAAGGGCCAGATGCTTATAAAAACTTTAATGACAACAAAGAGGAATACCGCAAGGTCGTTATTAAAATGCACTAG
- a CDS encoding DUF6766 family protein — translation MTKLKKIFKNNGLSIVMFSLFLVFILSQFFIGRVDFNEDLERHGRPPVTMSEYLSSGHFIEATFENWESEFFQMGLYVILTAFLYQRGSSESNKLPEEKQDPYESQIEELEEAQKKALLAREGHPWPLKAGGVWKFLYSYSLSITLLVLFFISWFLQGYGGWKNENLERSFYNEAPLEFLEFFASSKFWFQTMQNWQSEFVSVALLVVFSIYLRQKGSSQSKDVDAPHSMTEG, via the coding sequence ATGACGAAGCTAAAAAAGATTTTTAAAAACAATGGTCTTTCAATCGTGATGTTTTCTTTATTTTTGGTGTTTATTCTTTCTCAGTTCTTTATTGGGCGAGTGGATTTCAATGAAGACTTAGAACGCCATGGGCGGCCTCCGGTGACAATGTCTGAATACTTAAGCAGTGGGCATTTTATCGAGGCGACTTTTGAGAACTGGGAAAGTGAATTCTTTCAGATGGGTCTCTATGTGATACTTACGGCCTTTTTGTATCAGCGCGGCTCCTCTGAATCTAATAAACTACCGGAAGAAAAACAGGATCCTTATGAAAGCCAAATTGAAGAGCTCGAAGAAGCTCAGAAGAAAGCTCTCTTAGCCCGTGAAGGCCATCCCTGGCCTTTAAAAGCGGGCGGGGTGTGGAAGTTTCTATACAGTTACTCTTTATCCATCACATTATTGGTTTTATTTTTTATTTCTTGGTTTTTACAAGGTTATGGTGGCTGGAAAAATGAAAACTTGGAGAGATCTTTTTACAATGAAGCCCCTTTAGAATTTTTAGAGTTCTTTGCCTCAAGCAAATTTTGGTTTCAAACCATGCAGAACTGGCAAAGTGAATTCGTTTCAGTCGCACTTTTAGTGGTCTTTTCAATATATCTTAGACAAAAAGGCTCTTCACAGTCCAAAGACGTGGATGCGCCTCACAGCATGACGGAGGGATAG
- a CDS encoding DUF6496 domain-containing protein, producing MARKYSKSAGKDVESAMRRKKKGKLKSGPGGKGGTVKSRKQAIAIGLSEARAKGKKVPKKKTGKKATTKKKASKKKTGRKKASRK from the coding sequence ATGGCAAGAAAGTATTCTAAATCAGCAGGTAAAGACGTTGAGTCGGCAATGCGCCGTAAGAAAAAGGGAAAGCTTAAAAGTGGCCCCGGCGGTAAAGGCGGTACGGTGAAAAGTCGTAAGCAGGCTATCGCCATAGGACTTTCTGAGGCCCGCGCGAAGGGGAAGAAAGTGCCAAAAAAGAAAACGGGAAAAAAGGCCACCACCAAGAAAAAGGCTTCAAAGAAAAAGACCGGCCGCAAAAAAGCTTCCCGGAAGTAA
- a CDS encoding cysteine hydrolase family protein: MKSKTALLIIDMLNTLDFPEGPMLAKQALPVAKNILKLKKKMAKRGAAVVYVNDNFGNWKSSWEEVYKTCAAPKSRGREIAKILHPDPEDYFILKPRHSAFYSTNLEVFLKDLGIENLILTGVAGNICILFTVHDAHMRDFKITVPRDCIASNTKTLNDQALGLMKNELKVQTPISASISL; encoded by the coding sequence GTGAAATCAAAAACGGCCTTGCTGATTATTGATATGCTCAACACCTTGGACTTTCCCGAAGGGCCGATGCTGGCTAAGCAGGCCCTGCCCGTGGCAAAAAATATTTTAAAACTAAAAAAGAAGATGGCAAAAAGGGGTGCCGCGGTCGTCTATGTGAACGATAACTTTGGCAATTGGAAATCCAGCTGGGAAGAAGTTTATAAAACCTGTGCGGCTCCAAAAAGCCGAGGCCGAGAGATCGCAAAAATTCTGCATCCCGACCCTGAAGACTACTTCATCTTAAAACCGCGCCACTCCGCTTTTTATTCAACGAATTTAGAAGTATTTCTGAAAGACCTGGGAATTGAGAATTTAATCCTTACCGGCGTGGCGGGCAATATTTGCATCCTTTTTACCGTGCATGATGCTCATATGCGCGATTTTAAAATCACCGTACCAAGGGACTGCATCGCCTCAAACACCAAGACACTGAACGATCAGGCCTTGGGTTTGATGAAAAATGAATTAAAAGTACAGACACCCATATCCGCCAGTATCAGTCTGTAA
- a CDS encoding response regulator — MMQELNLNCFANPKVLVVDDCLDSVRLISTVFNHYHCDADIAFDGKDALTLMRTRKYDLIVLDWNMPNLGGYDTLSAMEDMWSSEPRPKRMPVLIYTSANYSDLIVPELKHFKYVGFIDKSKSLATKIKTVGQTLSLI, encoded by the coding sequence ATGATGCAAGAACTTAATTTAAATTGTTTTGCGAATCCTAAAGTTCTCGTCGTTGACGATTGCCTGGATTCAGTGCGACTTATTTCGACTGTTTTTAATCACTATCATTGCGATGCGGATATTGCTTTTGATGGAAAAGATGCGCTGACCTTGATGCGCACCAGAAAATACGATCTGATCGTTTTAGATTGGAATATGCCAAACTTGGGGGGCTATGACACTCTGTCAGCAATGGAAGACATGTGGAGTTCAGAACCTCGTCCTAAGCGCATGCCGGTGCTTATTTATACTTCGGCGAACTATTCGGATCTGATCGTGCCCGAGTTAAAACATTTTAAATATGTCGGCTTTATCGACAAATCAAAGTCACTGGCGACAAAAATTAAAACTGTTGGGCAAACGCTGAGCTTAATTTAG